The Acidobacteriota bacterium genome includes a region encoding these proteins:
- a CDS encoding glycosyltransferase — MTEDEAGPRPFTIERVSVIIPCLNAAETLDAQLEALRRQTWRGEIEVLVADNGSTDGSVELAASWRDRLPGLRVLPAAERKGPAYARNVAAAAATGDVILFCDADDEVAEGWIDGLVPELERHEAAASRHEIERLNGEQARRLHGDPAQQYGLCSYTNPPFLDHAGGCGLGVRRHVFEELGGFDEDYVALEDTDLCWRLQLAGHRLVFAPGAVVHVRFPATLADAFRQATRYGRYNVYIYTRYGSRGMPRLRALPGLLRLGSLLLRSPQLLSRSARGRWIWLAGWRLGRLRGCLRYRTLAF, encoded by the coding sequence GTGACCGAGGACGAGGCAGGGCCTCGGCCGTTCACGATCGAGCGCGTCAGCGTCATCATCCCCTGCCTGAACGCCGCCGAGACCCTGGACGCGCAGCTCGAAGCGCTCCGCCGGCAGACCTGGCGGGGCGAGATCGAGGTGCTGGTCGCGGACAACGGGTCGACCGACGGTTCGGTCGAACTCGCCGCGTCCTGGCGCGACCGGCTGCCCGGCCTGCGCGTCCTGCCCGCCGCCGAGCGCAAGGGGCCGGCGTACGCCAGGAACGTTGCGGCCGCGGCCGCAACCGGCGACGTGATCCTGTTCTGCGACGCGGACGACGAAGTGGCCGAGGGCTGGATCGACGGCCTCGTGCCCGAGCTGGAGCGCCACGAAGCCGCGGCTAGCCGCCACGAGATCGAGCGTCTGAACGGCGAACAGGCGCGACGGCTGCACGGCGATCCGGCGCAGCAGTACGGCCTGTGCAGCTACACGAACCCGCCCTTCCTCGATCACGCCGGGGGTTGCGGACTGGGCGTGCGGCGTCACGTCTTCGAAGAGCTCGGCGGTTTCGACGAGGACTACGTCGCGCTGGAGGACACCGATCTGTGCTGGCGCCTGCAACTCGCCGGCCACCGCCTCGTCTTCGCTCCCGGGGCGGTCGTCCACGTGCGGTTCCCGGCCACCCTCGCGGACGCCTTCCGCCAGGCGACGCGCTACGGGCGGTACAACGTCTACATCTACACGCGGTACGGGTCGCGCGGCATGCCGCGGCTCCGAGCGTTGCCGGGCCTGTTGCGACTCGGGTCGCTGCTGCTGCGGAGTCCGCAACTCCTGTCCAGATCGGCCCGGGGCAGGTGGATCTGGCTCGCCGGCTGGCGGCTGGGACGGCTCCGGGGCTGCCTGCGCTACCGTACGCTCGCGTTCTAG
- a CDS encoding sulfatase, producing the protein MRCCRQQALALLPLAALALACGTGPEPALEPAAEAPRRVFLITVDTLRADHLGWHGYPRDTSPRLDEWVERGVVFERAIVQWPKTGPSFASMFTSLYPHTTGLINTAAQTIPDDYVALPAWFQERGFTTAAVISNPVLSRELGWGRGFDRYEQTWVDQATLDAVDELPVEQRPMAFRRHVWADRVNELARPLLASLVSEERLFVWLHYTDPHVPYLLQPGTRNPFLDDEHYVGDEIVDLTGAEGRALGDHRELRYYVAQYDANVWVTDRAIGAILDQIGEFGMEDGSLFVVTADHGEELNEHGVPFEHGPVPYNSSVHVPLVLVGEPWVDTGARVEQPVELIGLFPTLVELLGEPMPEGFEGRSWAPLLRGQLQADEAETGADSDPIAYADAGAYQRHLRSIQDGEWQLVLRPPNRDREKPTIELYHLPSDPLQLKDVASEFPDVMDRLGRRLSRWIRDSPQNVTPHTEAARKALEAMGYLE; encoded by the coding sequence ATGCGATGTTGCCGCCAGCAAGCGCTGGCCCTCCTACCACTTGCAGCGCTCGCCCTGGCCTGCGGCACCGGTCCTGAGCCGGCGCTCGAGCCGGCGGCCGAGGCACCGCGACGCGTCTTCCTGATCACGGTCGATACGCTGCGCGCCGATCACCTGGGCTGGCATGGCTATCCCCGGGACACGAGTCCGCGGCTCGACGAATGGGTCGAGCGGGGAGTCGTCTTCGAGCGGGCGATCGTCCAGTGGCCGAAGACCGGACCATCCTTCGCGTCGATGTTCACTAGCCTCTACCCGCACACGACCGGACTGATCAACACGGCCGCGCAGACGATCCCCGACGACTACGTCGCGTTGCCGGCCTGGTTCCAGGAACGCGGCTTCACGACGGCGGCCGTGATCTCCAACCCGGTGCTGAGCCGGGAACTCGGCTGGGGCCGCGGCTTCGACCGCTACGAGCAGACCTGGGTAGATCAGGCGACCCTGGACGCCGTCGACGAACTTCCGGTCGAGCAGCGACCGATGGCGTTCCGGCGTCACGTGTGGGCCGACCGCGTGAACGAACTCGCCCGGCCCCTGCTGGCCTCACTGGTATCCGAGGAGCGGCTGTTCGTCTGGCTGCACTACACCGACCCGCACGTCCCCTACCTGCTCCAGCCCGGAACCCGGAATCCGTTTCTGGACGATGAGCACTATGTCGGCGACGAAATCGTTGACTTGACGGGTGCGGAGGGACGCGCGCTCGGCGACCACCGGGAACTCCGCTACTACGTCGCCCAGTACGACGCGAATGTGTGGGTCACGGATCGCGCGATCGGCGCCATCCTGGACCAGATCGGGGAATTCGGCATGGAGGACGGGAGCCTGTTCGTGGTGACCGCCGATCACGGCGAGGAACTGAACGAGCACGGGGTGCCTTTCGAACACGGTCCCGTGCCCTACAACAGCAGCGTCCACGTGCCGCTGGTCCTCGTCGGCGAGCCCTGGGTCGACACGGGCGCACGCGTCGAGCAGCCGGTCGAGTTGATCGGCCTCTTCCCCACTCTGGTCGAGCTGCTGGGAGAACCGATGCCCGAGGGCTTCGAGGGCCGCAGCTGGGCACCTCTGCTGCGGGGACAGCTCCAGGCCGACGAAGCCGAGACCGGCGCCGATTCGGATCCGATCGCCTACGCCGATGCCGGGGCCTACCAGCGTCACCTGCGGAGCATCCAGGACGGCGAGTGGCAACTCGTCCTGCGTCCGCCGAACCGGGACCGTGAGAAGCCGACGATCGAGCTCTACCACCTGCCGTCCGACCCGCTGCAACTCAAGGACGTGGCCTCCGAGTTTCCGGATGTCATGGACCGGCTCGGTCGACGCCTGAGCAGATGGATCCGCGATTCGCCGCAGAACGTCACGCCGCACACCGAGGCCGCGCGCAAGGCGCTCGAGGCGATGGGCTACCTGGAGTGA
- a CDS encoding FAD-dependent oxidoreductase: MTPTRKARLSGDGISRRDFLSGIPVALTGAALACRDVPAFQREIEREGAAAYPPLRTGMRGSHPGSFEVAHELVQEGREWTATETGEAYDLVVVGAGISGLAAAHYFSKQAGPDARVLLLDNHDDFGGHAKRNEFRLDGRTYLMSGGTLYVEAPSQYGDVAGGLLEEIGIDRGRYYESVASVADTYENLGLEQGMFFDRETFGTDVLVAGVGSRPFTEFLADTPLSEAVRADLIRLHGEEQPDYLPDLSPAEKKAYLATISYRDFLLEHAKCDPGVVRFFDYRPKSIYCTGIDAYPARYAWEEGLPGFSGMEIPETPPDLLADEPGGQHGRENQARAYEGDPDVYFPDGNATIARLLVRGLIPGSVPGSTMEDVVMAPLDYGMLDRAGNRTRIRLSSTVIRVEPGQGGPARVTYVRNDRGHTVTAGRVILACWHNIVPHLVPELPDAQRDALSWPVKAPLQYTSVLLRNWRAFIEAGVSYIEAPGGYHTSVGLSEQLSLGDYRTSTSPDEPLVIAMYRYPCEPGLSRREQHRAGRLDLLRTTFETVEANIRDQLNRMLGPSGFDDQRDIAAITVNRWPHGYTYTYNPLFDPPEWAFEAGDDRPVVTARQPFGRVAIAGADAAASPHTDAAIREAHRAVKEVLAAD; encoded by the coding sequence ATGACACCAACCCGGAAGGCGCGGCTGTCCGGAGACGGCATCAGCCGCCGCGACTTTCTCTCGGGGATTCCCGTCGCCCTGACCGGCGCCGCCCTGGCCTGCCGGGACGTACCCGCGTTCCAGCGGGAGATCGAACGCGAGGGCGCGGCGGCCTATCCGCCGCTGCGCACGGGAATGCGCGGCTCCCATCCCGGCTCGTTCGAAGTCGCGCACGAACTGGTCCAGGAGGGCCGGGAGTGGACGGCCACCGAAACCGGCGAAGCGTATGACCTGGTGGTCGTGGGAGCCGGCATCTCGGGACTGGCGGCCGCGCACTACTTCTCGAAGCAGGCGGGCCCGGACGCCCGCGTGCTGCTGCTCGACAACCACGACGACTTCGGCGGCCATGCCAAGCGCAACGAGTTCCGGCTCGACGGGCGGACCTACCTGATGAGCGGCGGCACCCTGTACGTCGAGGCGCCCTCCCAGTACGGGGACGTCGCGGGGGGCCTCCTCGAGGAGATCGGGATCGACCGCGGGCGCTACTACGAGTCCGTCGCCTCGGTAGCGGACACTTACGAGAACCTGGGGCTTGAGCAGGGCATGTTCTTCGACCGCGAGACCTTCGGCACGGACGTGCTGGTTGCCGGTGTCGGGAGTCGCCCCTTCACCGAGTTTCTCGCCGACACGCCACTGTCGGAGGCGGTCCGGGCCGATCTGATCCGGCTCCACGGCGAGGAGCAGCCGGACTACCTACCGGACCTCTCGCCGGCCGAAAAGAAGGCGTACCTTGCCACCATCAGCTACAGGGACTTCCTCCTCGAACACGCGAAGTGCGATCCGGGGGTGGTCCGGTTCTTCGACTACCGGCCCAAGAGCATCTACTGCACCGGAATCGACGCCTACCCGGCGCGCTACGCCTGGGAGGAGGGCCTGCCCGGCTTCTCGGGCATGGAGATTCCGGAGACGCCCCCGGATCTGCTGGCGGACGAGCCGGGCGGCCAGCATGGCCGGGAGAACCAGGCCCGGGCGTACGAGGGAGATCCCGACGTCTACTTCCCGGACGGAAACGCCACGATCGCCCGGCTCCTCGTGCGCGGGCTCATTCCGGGCAGCGTCCCGGGATCGACCATGGAGGACGTGGTCATGGCGCCGCTCGACTACGGGATGCTGGATCGGGCGGGAAACCGCACCCGGATCCGGCTGTCCTCCACCGTGATTCGGGTCGAGCCCGGGCAGGGTGGCCCGGCCCGGGTCACCTACGTCCGGAACGACCGGGGGCACACCGTCACGGCCGGACGGGTCATTCTCGCCTGCTGGCACAACATCGTTCCCCATCTGGTGCCCGAACTGCCGGATGCCCAACGGGACGCCCTGTCCTGGCCGGTCAAGGCGCCGCTCCAGTACACGAGCGTGCTGCTGCGGAACTGGCGCGCCTTCATCGAGGCCGGCGTCTCCTACATCGAGGCCCCAGGCGGCTACCACACCTCGGTGGGGCTCTCCGAGCAGCTTTCGCTCGGGGACTACCGGACGTCGACCTCGCCGGACGAACCGCTTGTGATCGCAATGTACCGCTATCCATGCGAGCCGGGCCTGTCCCGGCGCGAGCAGCATCGAGCCGGCCGGCTGGACCTTCTCCGCACCACGTTCGAGACGGTGGAAGCCAACATCCGGGACCAGCTCAACCGGATGCTCGGCCCAAGCGGTTTCGACGACCAGCGCGACATCGCGGCGATCACGGTGAACCGCTGGCCGCACGGCTACACCTACACCTACAACCCGCTCTTCGATCCGCCGGAGTGGGCCTTCGAAGCGGGCGACGACCGGCCCGTCGTAACGGCGAGGCAACCCTTCGGCCGGGTCGCCATCGCGGGTGCCGACGCCGCCGCGAGCCCCCACACGGACGCGGCGATCCGCGAGGCTCACCGGGCCGTGAAGGAGGTGCTCGCGGCGGACTGA
- a CDS encoding NAD(P)/FAD-dependent oxidoreductase translates to MASATASRRQFVVGVSSLFAGKAVLASGAAASTGRRSAVRGHDVDVVVVGGGFAGVAAARDSIKNGYSTVLLEARDRLGGRTWTADFDGDQVELGGTWIHHTQPFVWAEKERYGLEIEETPGAVADTGYLIADGERIRLTEARYAETYEAWRLYHAEARWIVPRAWDILHNRDAALAADRISATDHIERLELSSLQRSYLRAVIAIMANGQPETMSYLELMRWHLAGGGFLPTVEDSVARFKLKRGTRSLLQAMVDDAGLEARLETPVESIRDRGDGAVVVTGAGEEIQCRAVICCLPMNTIADVAFDPPLAPGVVEAGRQRHAGAGFKLLLKAEGDVGNVATYAIGEPIDFVMTYKQAANYTLLVAFGKDPDDLDVNDGDAVQRALRAHVPRAELIGSMSHDWNGDPYSRGTWAVYRPGWVSRHYDEFQRDRGRILFGSGDHGEGWRGFIDGAIGGGIRAAQRAKNLLG, encoded by the coding sequence TTGGCAAGCGCAACCGCCAGTCGCCGGCAGTTCGTCGTCGGGGTGTCATCACTGTTCGCGGGGAAGGCAGTCCTGGCAAGCGGCGCCGCGGCTTCCACGGGCCGCCGGTCTGCCGTTCGCGGACACGACGTCGATGTCGTGGTGGTCGGCGGCGGCTTCGCCGGGGTCGCCGCCGCGCGCGATTCGATCAAGAACGGATACTCGACGGTGCTTCTCGAAGCGCGCGACCGGCTCGGCGGCCGCACCTGGACCGCCGACTTTGACGGCGACCAGGTCGAACTCGGGGGCACCTGGATTCACCACACCCAGCCGTTCGTCTGGGCCGAGAAGGAACGCTACGGACTGGAGATCGAGGAGACCCCCGGCGCGGTGGCGGATACCGGCTACCTGATCGCGGACGGCGAGCGCATCCGGCTGACGGAGGCCCGGTACGCCGAGACCTACGAGGCCTGGCGGCTGTACCACGCGGAGGCGCGATGGATCGTTCCGCGGGCGTGGGACATCCTCCACAACCGCGACGCCGCGCTCGCCGCGGACCGGATCAGCGCGACGGACCACATCGAGCGGCTCGAGCTCTCGTCCCTCCAGCGGAGCTATCTGCGAGCCGTCATCGCGATCATGGCGAACGGGCAGCCGGAGACGATGTCCTACCTGGAACTGATGCGCTGGCACCTCGCCGGCGGCGGTTTCCTGCCGACGGTGGAAGACTCCGTCGCGCGCTTCAAACTGAAGCGCGGCACCCGGAGCCTGCTCCAGGCGATGGTTGACGACGCGGGACTCGAGGCAAGACTCGAGACGCCCGTCGAGTCCATCCGCGACCGCGGCGACGGGGCCGTGGTGGTAACCGGCGCAGGCGAAGAGATCCAGTGCCGAGCCGTCATCTGCTGCCTGCCGATGAACACGATCGCTGACGTCGCCTTCGACCCCCCGCTCGCCCCCGGGGTGGTCGAGGCGGGCCGGCAGCGCCACGCCGGGGCCGGCTTCAAGCTCCTGCTCAAGGCCGAAGGCGATGTCGGCAATGTCGCCACCTACGCGATCGGCGAGCCGATCGACTTCGTGATGACCTACAAGCAGGCCGCGAACTACACGCTGCTGGTGGCGTTCGGCAAGGACCCCGACGACCTCGACGTGAACGACGGCGACGCGGTGCAGCGGGCGCTGCGGGCTCACGTCCCGCGCGCGGAGCTGATCGGCAGCATGAGCCACGACTGGAACGGCGACCCGTACTCGCGGGGCACCTGGGCCGTGTACCGGCCGGGCTGGGTGAGCCGCCACTACGACGAGTTCCAGCGAGATCGTGGCCGCATCCTGTTCGGCTCCGGCGACCACGGGGAAGGGTGGCGCGGCTTCATCGACGGCGCCATCGGCGGCGGCATCAGGGCGGCGCAGCGGGCGAAGAACCTCCTCGGCTGA
- a CDS encoding FAD-dependent oxidoreductase, whose translation MRPESGRNREPRRQGAAELPRRASVIVIGGGVIGCSVAYHLARSGCSDVLLLERRQITSGTTWHAAGLLGQLRQSVTMTNLARYTSELYARLEQETGQSTGYRRCSSFSVTADPERFEELRRAASLAKVLGLPVDVVTAKTIGERVPLLETSDLLGGLHIPGDGYANPTDVTLALAAGARAAGARIVEQVPVTAVRTAGGRAVGVATEQGDVDADCVVLCAGMWTRELAASIGVNVPLHACEHYYVRFDGVEGLDADLPVVRDYDAISYFRYDAGKLIVGVFEPNARPWGMDGIPEDFCFDEITANREHFEPLLRGARERMPALQSADVVQLFCGPESFTPDVRYHVGPAPGCENCFVAAGLNSIGIQSAGGIGKVVCEWILDGHPPADLWEVDVRRNMPFQGNRKYLRERVSESLGLLYAMHYPYRQFETARGVRRSPLYDRLEAAGACHGELAGWERPNWYAPKGVPARYEYSYGRQNWFEYSAAEHRAVRENVGLFDQSSFAKFRLEGRDATRVLNRVCANEVDVRPGRIVYTQWLNERGGIEADLTVTRLAEDSFLIVTAVTSEVRDFHWLKGHIPIDAHCVVTNVTSAMGVISLMGPASRALLQSLTPANLANEAFPFATSREIELGYGLVRASRITYVGELGWELYVPTEFVAGVYDEIVAAREAFGLVHAGYHALDSLRIEKAYRHWGHDITDQDSPLEAGLGFAVKFDKPGGFIGREALLRQKESGVAKRLIQFRLRDPEPLLYHYEPIWLGDEIAGYVTSGSYGHSLGGAVGLGYVPTSLLPDFPELPTPFEIEVAGVRVPAEASIRPMYDPGGKRVRN comes from the coding sequence ATGCGCCCGGAGTCCGGACGAAACCGAGAACCGCGGCGCCAGGGCGCGGCGGAGTTGCCGCGCCGCGCGAGCGTCATCGTGATCGGCGGTGGCGTGATCGGTTGCTCGGTCGCCTACCACCTCGCGCGCTCGGGGTGCTCCGATGTGCTGCTGCTCGAGCGTCGCCAGATCACTTCCGGCACGACCTGGCATGCCGCCGGCCTGCTCGGCCAGTTGCGGCAGTCGGTCACGATGACGAACCTTGCGCGCTACACGAGTGAGCTCTACGCCCGCCTCGAGCAGGAGACGGGACAGTCGACGGGCTATCGCCGCTGCAGCTCCTTCTCGGTCACCGCCGACCCGGAGCGGTTCGAGGAACTCAGGCGCGCGGCTTCGCTGGCGAAGGTGCTCGGGCTGCCGGTCGACGTGGTGACGGCGAAGACGATCGGCGAACGCGTGCCGCTGCTCGAGACGTCCGACCTGCTCGGCGGCCTGCACATCCCCGGCGACGGCTATGCGAACCCGACGGACGTCACCCTGGCGCTGGCCGCGGGCGCCCGCGCCGCCGGCGCCCGGATCGTCGAGCAGGTGCCGGTGACCGCCGTTCGCACCGCTGGGGGGCGTGCCGTGGGCGTGGCCACGGAGCAGGGGGACGTCGATGCCGACTGCGTCGTGCTCTGCGCGGGCATGTGGACCCGGGAGCTGGCCGCCTCCATCGGCGTCAACGTCCCGCTGCATGCCTGTGAGCACTACTACGTCCGGTTCGACGGCGTCGAGGGACTCGACGCGGACCTGCCTGTCGTGCGGGACTACGACGCCATCTCGTACTTCCGGTACGACGCGGGCAAGCTGATCGTCGGCGTCTTCGAGCCGAACGCGCGGCCCTGGGGCATGGACGGCATTCCCGAGGACTTCTGCTTCGACGAGATCACCGCCAACCGCGAGCACTTCGAGCCGTTGCTGCGCGGCGCCAGGGAGCGCATGCCGGCCCTCCAGTCGGCCGACGTCGTGCAGCTCTTCTGCGGCCCGGAGAGCTTCACGCCGGACGTCCGCTACCACGTCGGCCCGGCGCCCGGGTGCGAGAACTGCTTCGTCGCGGCCGGCCTGAACTCGATCGGAATCCAGTCCGCGGGCGGGATCGGCAAGGTCGTCTGCGAGTGGATTCTCGACGGGCATCCCCCGGCCGATCTCTGGGAAGTCGACGTGCGCCGCAACATGCCCTTCCAGGGCAACCGCAAGTACTTGCGCGAGCGGGTTTCCGAGAGCCTGGGCCTCCTCTACGCCATGCACTACCCGTATCGGCAGTTCGAGACGGCGAGGGGCGTGCGCCGGTCACCCCTGTACGACCGCCTGGAGGCCGCCGGCGCCTGCCACGGGGAACTCGCGGGCTGGGAGCGGCCGAACTGGTACGCGCCGAAGGGCGTGCCGGCCCGCTACGAGTACAGCTACGGACGCCAGAACTGGTTCGAGTACTCGGCCGCCGAACATCGGGCCGTGCGGGAGAACGTGGGACTGTTCGACCAGTCGTCGTTCGCGAAGTTCCGGCTGGAGGGCCGGGATGCGACCAGGGTGCTCAACCGGGTCTGCGCCAACGAAGTCGACGTGCGTCCCGGCCGCATCGTCTACACCCAGTGGCTCAACGAGCGCGGCGGAATCGAGGCGGATCTCACGGTGACGCGTCTGGCGGAAGACAGTTTCCTGATCGTCACCGCCGTCACCTCCGAGGTGCGGGACTTTCACTGGCTCAAGGGCCACATTCCGATCGACGCGCACTGCGTGGTGACGAACGTGACCTCGGCGATGGGCGTGATCTCCCTGATGGGCCCGGCTTCCCGCGCGCTCCTCCAGTCCCTGACCCCGGCGAACCTGGCCAACGAAGCGTTCCCGTTCGCGACCAGCCGCGAGATCGAACTGGGCTACGGCCTGGTGCGGGCATCGCGCATCACCTACGTCGGTGAACTCGGCTGGGAGCTCTACGTTCCCACGGAGTTTGTGGCCGGCGTCTACGACGAGATCGTGGCTGCCCGCGAGGCGTTCGGTCTGGTGCATGCCGGCTACCACGCCCTGGACTCGCTGCGCATCGAGAAGGCCTACCGCCACTGGGGACACGACATCACGGATCAGGACTCGCCGCTCGAAGCAGGCTTGGGATTCGCCGTCAAGTTCGACAAGCCCGGCGGCTTCATCGGGCGCGAGGCGCTGCTCAGGCAGAAGGAGAGCGGCGTCGCGAAGCGGCTGATCCAGTTCAGGCTCCGGGATCCGGAGCCGTTGCTTTACCACTACGAACCGATCTGGCTGGGGGACGAGATCGCGGGCTACGTCACTTCGGGGAGCTATGGCCACAGTCTGGGAGGCGCAGTTGGCCTCGGCTACGTCCCCACCTCGCTGCTACCGGACTTCCCGGAACTGCCCACTCCCTTCGAGATTGAGGTCGCGGGCGTCCGCGTCCCTGCCGAGGCCTCCATCCGACCCATGTACGACCCTGGCGGCAAGCGCGTTCGCAACTGA
- a CDS encoding HAD-IIIA family hydrolase, whose protein sequence is MHSRPTQAVILAGGRGTRLAPLTDTLPKALIPFHGKPFLGHVIDMLREQGFERVLLLLGYRAEAMIDHFGDGSAYGVEISHRVTAPDDLTAHRVKDAAGELDDLFLLLYCDNYWPMQFDRMWRAYVDSGAAAQITVYANRDGYTRDSVIVGDDGFVTVFDRGRTTPGLSGVEISYAILRKASVLPLLPDHQELFEEAAYPALTARGQLHAYWSEHRYYSVGGHERLPLTEAFFARTPTIILDRDGVLNVRPPRAEYVCTPEDLRWLPGAREALAAFNRFGWRVLVVSNQPGVARGRMTLDDLAAVHRRLCGEAEAAGGRIDRIYFCPHGWDEGCDCRKPAPGMLFQAQRDHHLDLTRTTFLGDDERDGQAADAAGCPFGLVTESEPLLAHAERLLALRTAAAG, encoded by the coding sequence ATGCACTCCCGACCTACCCAGGCCGTGATCCTGGCCGGCGGCCGGGGCACCCGCCTGGCGCCCCTGACGGACACGCTGCCCAAGGCGCTGATCCCGTTTCACGGCAAGCCCTTCCTTGGCCATGTGATCGACATGCTGCGCGAGCAGGGCTTCGAGCGCGTCCTGCTGCTGCTCGGCTATCGGGCGGAGGCGATGATCGACCACTTCGGCGACGGCTCGGCCTACGGTGTCGAGATCAGCCACCGGGTGACGGCCCCGGACGACCTGACGGCGCACCGGGTCAAGGACGCGGCGGGCGAACTGGACGACCTGTTCCTGCTCCTCTACTGCGACAACTACTGGCCGATGCAGTTCGACCGGATGTGGCGCGCCTACGTCGACTCCGGGGCGGCGGCCCAGATCACCGTCTACGCGAACCGGGACGGCTACACCCGCGACAGCGTGATCGTGGGCGACGATGGCTTCGTCACCGTCTTCGACCGCGGCCGGACGACGCCGGGTCTCAGCGGCGTCGAGATCAGCTACGCGATCCTCCGGAAGGCATCGGTGCTGCCCCTCCTGCCGGATCACCAGGAGCTGTTCGAGGAGGCGGCGTATCCGGCACTGACCGCGCGGGGGCAGCTCCACGCCTACTGGAGCGAGCACCGCTACTACAGCGTCGGCGGCCACGAACGGTTGCCGCTGACCGAGGCGTTCTTCGCACGGACGCCGACGATCATCCTCGATCGCGACGGCGTCCTCAACGTACGCCCGCCACGGGCTGAGTACGTCTGCACGCCGGAGGACCTGCGCTGGTTGCCGGGCGCCCGCGAGGCGCTCGCCGCCTTCAACCGGTTCGGCTGGCGGGTGCTTGTCGTGTCGAACCAGCCGGGAGTCGCCCGTGGGCGGATGACGCTGGACGACCTGGCGGCGGTGCATCGACGTCTGTGCGGCGAGGCCGAGGCCGCGGGCGGCCGGATCGACCGCATCTACTTCTGTCCCCATGGCTGGGACGAGGGCTGCGATTGCCGCAAGCCGGCGCCGGGAATGCTCTTCCAGGCACAGCGCGATCATCATCTCGACCTGACTCGCACGACGTTTCTGGGCGACGACGAGCGCGACGGGCAGGCGGCGGACGCGGCGGGCTGCCCGTTCGGTCTGGTTACCGAGAGCGAACCGCTGCTCGCGCACGCCGAGCGGCTGCTGGCCCTGCGAACGGCGGCGGCGGGATGA
- a CDS encoding SDR family oxidoreductase has protein sequence MSTAFVRRPVLVTGHRGYLGSVMAPYLIERGYDVVGLDTGYFDDCAITSDPVQIPSIRKDIRDLEPADLRAFYAVIHLAALSNDPIGNLDETWTEEINHGSSVRLAELAREAEVRRFLFSSSCIMYGQSSTETVDETSPLDPRTLYARSKVRSEEAIRELAGDGFSPTFLRNGTVYGLSPRMRFDTVLNDLTGAAFANRRVVVYGDGKPWRPVVHVEDVAAAFSRVLEAPLSLVHNEAFNTGADHLNHRVIELAEIAADLVPGCEIEVRGEPGADQRTYRASFGKFARAFPDFEFRDAAGGAKRLIEDYRRVGLDAAHYGDPRFVRLRWLNRLLDSGRLDGSLRWAAGAGGANLEAANPEEKG, from the coding sequence ATGAGCACGGCCTTCGTTCGTCGTCCGGTCCTGGTCACGGGGCATCGCGGTTATCTCGGCTCGGTCATGGCGCCGTATCTGATCGAGCGCGGCTACGACGTCGTCGGGCTCGACACGGGCTACTTCGACGACTGCGCGATTACGTCGGACCCGGTGCAGATCCCGTCGATCCGCAAGGACATCCGGGACCTCGAACCGGCCGATCTGCGGGCGTTCTACGCGGTGATCCATCTCGCCGCGCTCTCGAACGACCCGATCGGCAACCTGGACGAGACCTGGACCGAGGAGATCAACCACGGCTCTTCCGTGCGCCTCGCCGAGCTGGCCCGCGAGGCCGAGGTGCGTCGCTTCCTGTTCTCGTCGTCCTGCATCATGTACGGCCAGTCCAGCACGGAAACGGTGGACGAGACCTCGCCGCTCGACCCGCGGACCCTGTACGCACGTTCCAAGGTCCGGAGCGAGGAGGCGATCCGGGAGCTGGCAGGTGACGGTTTCTCGCCGACCTTCCTGCGCAACGGCACCGTGTACGGCCTGTCGCCGCGAATGCGCTTCGACACGGTGCTCAACGACCTGACCGGAGCGGCCTTCGCCAACCGGCGGGTCGTCGTCTACGGCGACGGCAAGCCGTGGCGGCCGGTGGTCCACGTCGAGGACGTGGCGGCCGCGTTCAGCCGCGTGCTCGAAGCGCCGCTCTCACTGGTTCACAACGAGGCCTTCAACACCGGCGCCGACCACCTGAACCACCGCGTGATCGAACTCGCGGAGATCGCTGCCGATCTCGTGCCCGGCTGCGAGATCGAGGTTCGAGGCGAGCCGGGCGCCGACCAGCGCACCTACCGCGCTTCGTTCGGGAAGTTCGCCCGCGCCTTCCCGGACTTCGAGTTCCGGGACGCGGCCGGCGGCGCGAAGCGGTTGATCGAGGACTATCGCCGCGTCGGCCTCGATGCGGCGCACTACGGCGACCCGCGCTTCGTGCGGCTGCGCTGGCTCAACCGGCTGCTCGACTCGGGACGGCTGGACGGATCGCTGCGCTGGGCTGCCGGCGCTGGCGGTGCAAACCTGGAGGCAGCAAACCCGGAGGAGAAGGGATGA